One part of the Dermacentor silvarum isolate Dsil-2018 chromosome 6, BIME_Dsil_1.4, whole genome shotgun sequence genome encodes these proteins:
- the LOC119457060 gene encoding neuropeptide-like protein 31, which yields MLHMGRLSEGSLVCIAVLATVVSAGLYGGYGGYGGYGGGYGGGYGGYGGYGGGYGGYGGGYGYHPVGRVFAYSTHIHHPSYGYGHGGYGHGGYGGYGGYGYGHGYGHGYGHGYHG from the coding sequence GTTCACTGGTCTGCATCGCAGTCCTTGCTACCGTCGTGTCGGCAGGGCTGTATGGCGGATACGGTGGTTATGGTGGATACGGAGGAGGATATGGTGGCGGCTACGGCGGATATGGAGGCTACGGCGGTGGCTACGGCGGCTACGGCGGTGGCTACGGCTACCACCCTGTAGGCCGCGTGTTTGCGTACTCAACGCATATTCACCACCCATCGTACGGTTACGGCCATGGCGGCTATGGTCACGGAGGTTACGGCGGATATGGTGGATACGGATACGGACATGGCTACGGACATGGCTACGGCCACGGATACCATGGTTGA